A genomic region of Anaerolineales bacterium contains the following coding sequences:
- the ung gene encoding uracil-DNA glycosylase: MDVRIETSWKEKLAEEFEKPYFAQLAEFVRAEYKQFTIYPPGGKIFNAFDACPFDKVKVVILGQDPYHGPGQANGLSFSVNDGVPLPPSLQNIYKELQADLGSQPPASGDLARWAQQGVLLLNATLTVRRGAAASHQGKGWEEFTDAALRLLSQEREHIVFILWGAYARRKGAFIDRMKHLVLESAHPSPLSAHNGFFGSKPFSKTNAYLQQYGIEPVEW, translated from the coding sequence ATGGATGTACGCATTGAAACCAGTTGGAAAGAAAAATTGGCCGAGGAATTTGAGAAGCCCTATTTCGCCCAACTGGCTGAGTTTGTGCGCGCCGAGTACAAGCAGTTCACCATCTACCCGCCGGGCGGCAAGATCTTCAACGCTTTTGACGCCTGCCCGTTTGACAAGGTGAAGGTGGTGATTCTGGGGCAAGACCCGTATCACGGCCCTGGCCAGGCCAACGGCCTGAGCTTCTCGGTGAATGATGGCGTGCCGCTGCCGCCCTCGCTGCAGAACATCTACAAGGAATTGCAGGCCGATCTGGGCAGCCAGCCGCCCGCCAGCGGCGACCTGGCGCGCTGGGCGCAGCAAGGCGTGCTGCTGCTGAACGCCACGCTGACGGTGCGCCGCGGTGCGGCGGCCAGCCATCAGGGCAAGGGGTGGGAGGAGTTCACCGATGCGGCGCTGCGCCTGCTCTCGCAGGAGCGCGAGCACATCGTATTCATCTTGTGGGGCGCGTATGCGCGCCGCAAAGGCGCCTTCATCGATCGTATGAAGCACCTGGTGCTGGAGTCAGCGCACCCTTCGCCGCTCTCGGCGCACAATGGCTTCTTCGGCAGCAAGCCGTTTTCGAAGACGAATGCCTATTTGCAGCAATATGGGATTGAGCCGGTGGAATGGTAA
- a CDS encoding SET domain-containing protein-lysine N-methyltransferase, which yields MTNKYMEVRKSPIHRYGGFAITKIRKGTRIIEYQGQRITPEEADERYAKAGPRSIVVLFNVDKKTTIDAGVNGNDARFINHSCDPNCEAVDDKGRIFIEAIRTIAPGEELFYDYNLTRSKDDAPDVDKIYRCRCGAANCRGSMLEPLKTKKPAAKKPASKKAAGKQGKARK from the coding sequence ATGACCAACAAATATATGGAAGTTCGCAAATCGCCGATCCATCGCTATGGTGGCTTTGCGATCACAAAGATTCGCAAGGGCACGCGCATCATCGAATATCAAGGGCAGCGCATTACTCCCGAAGAGGCCGATGAACGCTATGCCAAGGCTGGCCCGCGCAGCATTGTGGTGCTATTCAATGTAGATAAGAAGACCACCATCGATGCCGGTGTGAATGGCAATGACGCCCGTTTTATCAATCACTCGTGTGACCCTAACTGCGAGGCGGTGGATGACAAAGGCCGCATCTTTATCGAGGCCATCCGCACGATTGCGCCCGGCGAAGAACTCTTCTATGACTACAACCTCACCCGCAGCAAAGACGATGCGCCCGACGTAGACAAGATCTATCGCTGCCGCTGCGGCGCCGCCAATTGCCGCGGCAGCATGCTGGAGCCACTCAAGACCAAGAAGCCTGCCGCCAAGAAGCCTGCATCCAAGAAGGCGGCCGGTAAGCAGGGTAAAGCCAGGAAGTAA
- the npdG gene encoding NADPH-dependent F420 reductase, producing the protein MSKKLAIIGGTGALGAGLALRWAHAGYTVIVGSRTAEKAQAAAAELNVELGRESIQGMENAAAVAAAELAILTVEQAAHEAALASVKAALQGKILLDATARLSFPALTPPPAPAAARRAQELLGAGVIVAAAFQTVPAAALRKNITAPLDSDVLVCADDMAAVDAALELVQAAGLTGYYAGALDNAITIEGLTSILVSMNKHYKSRHGTIKVAGIPKP; encoded by the coding sequence TTGTCCAAAAAACTTGCCATCATCGGCGGCACCGGTGCACTGGGCGCCGGCTTGGCCCTGCGCTGGGCGCACGCCGGCTACACCGTCATCGTCGGTTCGCGCACCGCGGAGAAGGCGCAGGCCGCCGCCGCGGAACTGAACGTTGAGCTGGGCCGCGAAAGCATCCAGGGTATGGAGAATGCCGCCGCCGTGGCCGCCGCCGAGCTGGCCATCCTCACCGTGGAGCAAGCTGCCCACGAGGCCGCGCTGGCCAGCGTCAAAGCCGCGCTGCAGGGCAAGATCCTGCTGGATGCCACCGCACGCCTGAGCTTCCCGGCGCTCACTCCACCGCCGGCGCCCGCCGCCGCCCGCCGTGCCCAGGAGCTGCTGGGCGCTGGCGTCATAGTGGCCGCCGCCTTCCAAACCGTGCCCGCCGCGGCGCTACGCAAGAACATCACCGCACCGCTGGATAGTGACGTGCTGGTCTGCGCCGATGACATGGCCGCGGTGGACGCCGCCCTGGAGCTGGTGCAGGCTGCTGGCCTGACCGGCTACTACGCCGGGGCGCTCGATAACGCTATCACCATCGAAGGGCTGACCAGTATATTGGTCAGCATGAACAAGCACTACAAATCACGCCACGGCACCATCAAGGTCGCCGGCATCCCCAAGCCGTAA
- a CDS encoding DUF1385 domain-containing protein, which translates to MLSLHKPKAERGIHAVNANGSGPKPLYGGQAVIEGVMMRGPRFMAVAMRDPKGKIVLHSEALSPIYTSRWAKVPFLRGLLLLWDALGLGSRVLGLSANVQAETEDETLEGTPLLLTMLASFGMAIGLFFVLPAGLAHLVERYFTLSPLAGNLLEGVLRLAILLGYLWAVGRMEEIRRVFGYHGAEHKTIHAYEAGLKLTPKTVDKFPLEHPRCGTAFLLTVIVLSILVFTLIGPLPLLLRLLLRVLLIPVLAGVAYEYLRFTAANMRNPLVRVLVAPNLALQRLTTRPPDAKMLEVGIAAFNEMLRLETSKTAKPKALKLKPAKAAKR; encoded by the coding sequence ATGCTCAGCCTTCACAAACCGAAGGCTGAGCGTGGCATTCACGCTGTGAATGCCAATGGCTCTGGGCCTAAACCCCTGTATGGCGGGCAGGCTGTTATCGAAGGCGTGATGATGCGCGGGCCGCGCTTCATGGCGGTGGCGATGCGTGACCCCAAGGGCAAGATCGTGCTGCACAGCGAAGCGCTCAGCCCGATCTACACCAGCCGCTGGGCCAAAGTACCCTTCCTGCGTGGCCTGCTGCTGTTGTGGGATGCGTTGGGGCTGGGCAGCCGCGTGCTGGGGCTCTCGGCCAATGTGCAAGCTGAGACGGAAGACGAAACCCTGGAGGGCACGCCGCTGCTGCTCACCATGCTGGCCTCGTTTGGTATGGCGATCGGCCTGTTCTTCGTGCTGCCCGCCGGGTTGGCCCACCTGGTGGAGCGTTACTTCACGCTCAGCCCGCTGGCCGGCAACCTGCTCGAAGGCGTGCTACGCCTGGCGATCTTGCTGGGCTATCTGTGGGCCGTGGGCCGCATGGAGGAGATCCGCCGCGTGTTCGGCTATCACGGTGCGGAGCACAAGACCATCCATGCGTATGAAGCCGGCTTGAAACTGACCCCTAAGACTGTGGACAAATTCCCGCTGGAGCATCCGCGCTGTGGCACCGCGTTCTTGCTGACCGTGATCGTGCTCTCGATCCTGGTGTTCACGCTGATCGGCCCGCTGCCGCTGCTGCTGCGCCTGCTGCTGCGCGTGCTGCTGATCCCGGTGCTGGCGGGCGTGGCCTACGAATATCTGCGCTTCACGGCCGCCAACATGCGCAACCCGCTGGTGCGCGTGCTGGTGGCGCCGAATCTGGCGCTGCAGCGCCTGACCACGCGCCCACCGGATGCCAAGATGCTCGAAGTGGGCATTGCTGCTTTCAATGAAATGTTGCGCCTGGAGACGAGCAAGACGGCCAAGCCGAAGGCGTTGAAGCTTAAGCCTGCGAAAGCAGCCAAACGCTAA
- a CDS encoding phosphodiester glycosidase family protein yields the protein MKPKTPSAARRALLVLLALTLASVACDFGRFNPVGIGRSQPDYETRELFPGAEYMRVVRQTPRPLVFHVVKIDLMNGIRSFVTEGNPDAARPLGARTTSSFLQQNNLLLAINGDGFTPWFDLGPFGSEPDPGDRVTPLGYAASRSIVYSAAARAHPILYLYEDGAADINVLENKLYNAISGFRLLVWHQEPVDGLKSSEPEPRTAIGLNQFGTEMVIIVVDGRMPGYSEGVTEKELAGLMMEQNVYNAMNMDGGGSSTLVIRGEDGQPEFLNTPIHNGVPGRERPVANHLGFYFP from the coding sequence ATGAAACCCAAGACCCCATCCGCGGCGCGCCGCGCCCTGTTAGTGCTGCTGGCACTGACCCTGGCCAGCGTGGCCTGTGATTTTGGCCGCTTCAATCCTGTAGGGATCGGCCGCAGCCAGCCAGACTATGAGACACGCGAGCTCTTCCCTGGCGCTGAGTACATGCGCGTGGTGCGCCAAACCCCGCGCCCGCTGGTCTTCCATGTGGTCAAGATCGATCTAATGAATGGCATTCGCTCGTTTGTCACCGAAGGCAACCCGGATGCGGCCCGCCCGCTAGGGGCGCGTACCACCTCGAGCTTCCTGCAACAAAATAATTTGCTATTGGCAATCAACGGCGATGGCTTCACGCCCTGGTTCGATCTGGGCCCATTCGGCTCCGAGCCCGACCCCGGCGACCGGGTAACCCCGCTGGGCTATGCTGCTTCGCGCAGCATCGTGTACTCCGCAGCTGCGCGTGCCCATCCGATCCTGTATCTGTACGAGGATGGCGCCGCGGACATCAACGTGTTGGAGAACAAGCTCTACAACGCCATCTCCGGCTTCCGCTTGCTGGTTTGGCATCAAGAGCCAGTGGATGGATTGAAATCCAGCGAACCGGAACCGCGCACCGCTATCGGCTTGAACCAGTTTGGAACCGAAATGGTCATCATCGTGGTGGACGGGCGCATGCCGGGCTATAGCGAGGGCGTGACCGAGAAAGAGCTGGCCGGCCTGATGATGGAGCAGAACGTGTACAACGCCATGAACATGGATGGCGGTGGCTCCAGCACTCTGGTGATCCGCGGCGAAGATGGCCAGCCCGAATTTCTGAATACGCCGATCCACAATGGCGTGCCAGGGCGTGAACGCCCGGTGGCCAACCACCTCGGCTTTTATTTTCCGTAG
- a CDS encoding PPOX class F420-dependent oxidoreductase, giving the protein MNNIPENFQDLLKDETKAFAFLGTIMPDGSPQVTPVWFNTEGDYILINSAEGRRKDRNMRARRQVAVTLMNPANPYRYLEVRGEVVDITSEGGTAHIHALSHKYHGEDYKLPEGQVRVIYKIKPLKTSSMG; this is encoded by the coding sequence GTGAACAACATTCCTGAGAATTTCCAAGATTTGCTCAAAGATGAAACCAAGGCGTTCGCCTTCCTAGGCACGATCATGCCGGATGGTTCGCCCCAGGTGACCCCGGTTTGGTTCAATACCGAGGGTGACTACATCTTGATCAACTCTGCCGAAGGCCGCCGCAAAGACCGCAACATGCGTGCCCGCCGCCAGGTCGCCGTGACCCTGATGAATCCCGCCAACCCCTATCGCTATCTGGAAGTGCGCGGCGAGGTGGTGGATATCACCAGCGAGGGCGGCACGGCGCATATTCACGCCCTCTCGCACAAGTATCACGGTGAGGACTACAAGCTGCCCGAGGGCCAGGTGCGCGTGATCTATAAGATCAAGCCGCTCAAGACCAGCAGCATGGGGTGA
- a CDS encoding EamA family transporter — protein MNILVASIVYALSASIAWGVGDFVSGLTARRIGPLLTLMLSLPIGFVAALLAALVTAEAFTSWADLGWGILGGLVGTVGYVAMLRGFAVGRMGVVSPVAAAVGAVVPVLFAILSLGVPGQQQLLGFGVALLSIWLISPRGGAASQNSGLGLALLAGLGFGLFFTALGQISAAATFWPLAASRLVSSLALAAVWFAGRSQLPTRKLPVGLLIGSGIGDVLGNFLFLRAVQAGRLDIAAVLVSLYPGITVLLARIIEKEHLSRLQVFGVLLALLAVALITV, from the coding sequence ATGAACATACTCGTTGCTTCGATTGTTTACGCGCTCAGCGCGTCGATTGCCTGGGGCGTGGGCGATTTTGTCAGCGGCCTGACGGCGCGCCGCATCGGCCCCTTGCTGACCCTGATGCTGTCGCTGCCGATCGGCTTCGTCGCCGCGCTCTTGGCCGCGCTGGTCACCGCGGAAGCGTTCACCTCCTGGGCCGACTTGGGCTGGGGCATCCTCGGCGGCCTGGTAGGCACCGTGGGCTATGTCGCCATGCTACGCGGCTTTGCGGTGGGGCGCATGGGCGTAGTCTCGCCGGTGGCGGCAGCCGTCGGCGCGGTGGTGCCCGTGCTGTTCGCTATCCTGAGCCTGGGCGTGCCAGGCCAGCAGCAGTTGCTCGGCTTCGGCGTGGCCTTGCTCAGCATTTGGCTGATCTCCCCGCGCGGCGGCGCGGCGAGTCAAAACTCTGGATTGGGTTTGGCGCTCCTCGCCGGTCTGGGCTTCGGCTTGTTCTTCACCGCCCTCGGGCAGATCAGTGCCGCGGCCACCTTCTGGCCGCTGGCCGCCAGCCGCCTGGTCTCCAGCCTGGCGCTGGCCGCCGTGTGGTTCGCAGGGCGCAGCCAACTGCCCACCCGCAAGCTGCCGGTGGGGCTGCTGATCGGCTCCGGCATCGGTGATGTGCTCGGCAACTTTCTGTTCCTGCGCGCCGTGCAAGCGGGCCGCCTGGATATTGCCGCCGTGCTGGTCTCACTCTACCCCGGCATCACCGTGCTGTTGGCGCGCATCATCGAGAAGGAGCACCTCAGCCGCTTGCAGGTCTTCGGTGTGCTCTTGGCCTTACTGGCCGTGGCGCTGATTACCGTGTAG
- a CDS encoding lipoate--protein ligase family protein, producing MSSLLPRAQWRLLRHAPASGTRNMAVDDAILELARKGAAPPTLRLYDWAPGTLTLGLGQPLADVDTARLAAHGWGMVRRPTGGRAILHIDELTYSVIGANDEPRLAGGVLESYRRISGALMRSLAVLGLAVQQQPQHLLPAGSGDAGPVCFEVPSDYEITLGGKKLIGSAQARRKGGVLQHGSLPLYGDIARITEALVYASEAEREESAARVRQRAATAEEGLGRVPSYAEAAAAFMQGFAEELNIELVEGELSAEEEAAAAEWEAQRYASAAWMERA from the coding sequence ATGAGTTCTTTGCTACCGCGCGCCCAGTGGCGCCTGCTGCGCCATGCACCCGCCAGTGGAACGCGCAACATGGCGGTGGATGATGCCATCCTGGAGTTGGCACGCAAGGGCGCAGCCCCGCCCACGCTGCGCCTATACGACTGGGCGCCGGGCACGCTGACGCTGGGCCTGGGCCAACCGCTAGCCGATGTGGATACGGCGCGCCTGGCAGCGCACGGCTGGGGCATGGTACGCCGCCCCACGGGTGGCCGCGCCATCCTGCATATCGATGAGCTGACCTATTCGGTGATCGGCGCCAACGACGAGCCGCGCCTGGCGGGCGGTGTGCTGGAGAGCTACCGGCGCATTTCGGGCGCGCTGATGCGCTCGCTGGCTGTGCTGGGCCTGGCGGTGCAGCAGCAGCCACAGCATCTGCTGCCAGCGGGCAGCGGCGACGCCGGCCCGGTATGTTTTGAAGTGCCCTCGGATTACGAGATCACCCTGGGCGGCAAGAAGCTCATCGGCAGCGCGCAGGCACGCCGCAAAGGCGGCGTGCTGCAGCACGGCAGCCTGCCGCTGTATGGCGACATTGCGCGCATCACCGAGGCGTTGGTGTATGCCAGCGAGGCCGAGCGCGAGGAGAGTGCCGCCCGCGTGCGCCAGCGCGCCGCCACGGCCGAAGAGGGCCTGGGGCGCGTGCCAAGCTATGCCGAGGCGGCGGCAGCCTTCATGCAAGGTTTTGCAGAAGAGCTGAATATTGAGTTGGTGGAAGGCGAGCTTAGCGCTGAGGAAGAGGCGGCCGCCGCCGAATGGGAAGCGCAGCGTTATGCGAGCGCGGCGTGGATGGAACGGGCATAA
- a CDS encoding dipeptidase, giving the protein MSDPRSTALQYAKDHRARFRQELAELVAIPSVSADPQFKPDIQRGAEWLANKLKSLGIENIQLLDNGGHPLVFGEWKGAGPDAKTMLVYGHYDVQPADPLELWDTPPFEAIEKGELLFGRGTSDMKGQVISSLAAIEAALHAGSLPVNIKFMIEGEEETGSPSMDKFIKKHAATFAADFALNPDAGMLSPTQPTITYGLRGMAYFELHITGPALDLHSGFFGGTIRNPANELARVLGSMQDSQGRVTVPGFYDKVRTLSVEEREDFRRLPQNDEFYLKQSGSKALWGDKDFSAYERATAQPTLDVNGLLSGYTGEGPKTVLPAKAMAKFSCRLVPDQDPFEIEALMRTYIEKTIDPGVSWELKLISDAVPSISERDSAAVQAMAKAQETVWGVKPIFRREGGSVPVVGHLQGQLGIESINVGCGLPDDQLHSPNERMHLPSWEKQIDSLIHFIYNLAD; this is encoded by the coding sequence ATGTCTGATCCGCGCAGCACCGCCCTTCAATACGCCAAAGACCATCGCGCCCGCTTCCGCCAGGAACTGGCCGAGCTGGTGGCCATTCCCAGCGTCTCCGCCGACCCGCAATTCAAGCCCGATATCCAACGCGGTGCGGAATGGCTGGCGAACAAGCTCAAGAGCCTGGGCATCGAGAACATTCAACTGCTCGATAACGGTGGCCATCCGCTGGTCTTCGGTGAGTGGAAGGGCGCTGGGCCGGACGCCAAGACCATGCTGGTCTACGGCCACTACGATGTGCAACCGGCCGACCCGCTGGAGCTGTGGGACACACCCCCCTTTGAAGCGATTGAAAAAGGCGAGCTGCTCTTCGGCCGTGGCACCTCGGACATGAAGGGCCAGGTGATCTCCAGCCTGGCGGCGATCGAAGCGGCGCTACACGCCGGCAGCCTGCCGGTCAACATCAAGTTCATGATCGAGGGCGAAGAGGAAACCGGCTCGCCGAGCATGGATAAATTCATCAAGAAGCATGCCGCCACCTTCGCGGCTGATTTTGCGCTCAACCCGGATGCCGGCATGCTCAGCCCCACCCAGCCCACCATTACCTACGGGCTGCGCGGCATGGCCTATTTTGAGCTGCACATCACCGGCCCGGCGCTGGATCTGCATTCCGGCTTCTTTGGCGGCACGATCCGCAACCCGGCCAATGAGCTGGCGCGCGTGCTGGGCAGCATGCAAGACAGCCAGGGCCGCGTGACGGTGCCGGGCTTCTACGACAAGGTGCGCACGCTTTCGGTGGAGGAACGCGAGGACTTCCGCCGCCTGCCGCAGAACGATGAGTTCTATCTCAAACAGTCTGGCTCCAAGGCCCTGTGGGGCGACAAAGACTTCAGCGCCTACGAGCGTGCCACGGCCCAGCCCACGCTGGATGTGAACGGCCTGCTCTCTGGCTACACCGGCGAAGGCCCCAAGACGGTGCTGCCCGCCAAAGCGATGGCCAAGTTCTCTTGCCGACTGGTGCCTGACCAAGACCCGTTCGAGATCGAAGCGTTGATGCGCACGTACATTGAGAAGACGATCGACCCCGGCGTGAGTTGGGAGCTCAAGCTGATCTCCGACGCGGTGCCCTCCATCTCCGAGCGCGACTCGGCCGCGGTGCAAGCCATGGCCAAGGCGCAAGAGACGGTGTGGGGCGTGAAGCCCATCTTCCGCCGCGAGGGCGGCAGCGTGCCGGTGGTGGGCCACCTGCAGGGCCAACTGGGCATCGAGTCGATCAACGTGGGCTGCGGCCTGCCGGATGATCAGTTGCACTCGCCCAACGAACGGATGCACTTGCCCAGTTGGGAGAAGCAGATCGATTCGTTGATCCACTTTATTTACAACCTGGCTGACTAA
- the cofE gene encoding coenzyme F420-0:L-glutamate ligase has product MKPLVLTPLQGLPLVQPGDDLASLLLAALLRQGLTLQDGDVIVLAQKIVSKAEGRYRHLGEVTPSARALELAALTEKDPRLVQMILDESNEVLRARPGLLVVEHRLGFVSANAGIDHSNLPGSDEDAYLLLPQDPDASASRLRSVLEQASAAKLGVLIIDSHGRAWREGTLGTTIGLSGLPGLVDLRGTPDLAGRPLRVTQLAAGDELAAAASLAMGQAAEGCPAVHVRGFPYALREATLSELLRPRGRDEFR; this is encoded by the coding sequence GTGAAGCCGCTCGTCCTCACTCCACTGCAGGGCTTGCCGTTGGTGCAGCCCGGCGATGACCTGGCCTCACTGCTATTGGCTGCCCTATTGCGCCAAGGGCTGACCCTGCAAGATGGCGATGTGATCGTGCTGGCGCAGAAGATCGTATCCAAGGCCGAGGGCCGCTACCGCCACCTGGGCGAGGTCACGCCCTCGGCGCGTGCCCTCGAGCTCGCCGCGCTGACCGAAAAAGACCCGCGCCTCGTGCAGATGATTCTGGACGAGAGCAATGAAGTATTGCGCGCCCGGCCCGGCCTGCTCGTCGTGGAGCACCGCCTCGGCTTCGTCAGCGCCAATGCGGGCATCGATCACTCGAACCTGCCCGGCTCAGACGAAGACGCCTACCTGCTGCTGCCCCAAGACCCGGATGCCAGCGCCAGCCGCCTGCGTAGCGTGCTCGAACAGGCCAGCGCGGCCAAACTGGGCGTGCTCATCATCGATTCGCATGGCCGCGCCTGGCGTGAAGGCACGCTGGGCACCACCATCGGCCTGAGCGGCTTGCCCGGCCTGGTCGATCTGCGCGGCACGCCTGACCTGGCCGGCCGCCCGCTGCGCGTAACGCAGCTGGCCGCCGGCGACGAGCTGGCCGCCGCCGCTTCGCTCGCCATGGGCCAGGCCGCCGAGGGCTGCCCGGCCGTGCATGTGCGCGGGTTCCCCTACGCGTTGCGTGAAGCAACCCTGTCTGAGCTCTTGCGCCCGCGTGGGCGCGACGAATTTCGGTAA
- a CDS encoding acyl-CoA dehydrogenase family protein, whose translation MNFELSQEHKQWQAAVHDFVAREIKPKAREVDERSEFNWEAARKGAALGLLGMHIPEAYGGAELDTLSIVLAVEEMGWGCGSTALSIGAHSALGCAPVALFGSEELKQKYLPVAAGGKSKLAALALTEPGAGSDLGGGVQTRAVRDGDSWVINGNKMWCTNASIADFIVTLVRTGERHSLILVPTDTPGLSIGPAEKKMGLHGSPTHAVSYQDVRVPAGNLLGEEGKGLAYTFATLDGGRVGIGALSVGLARAALEEAIKYAKQRKTFGQPIANHQAIQWMLADAETQLSAARLLVWQAAWNKDNGKPFAKQAAMAKLFATEVAETICRNAIQIHGGYGYSSEFPVELIYRDARLMTIGEGTSEIMRMVIARHVIEE comes from the coding sequence ATGAATTTTGAACTCAGCCAGGAGCACAAACAATGGCAGGCCGCCGTGCACGATTTCGTCGCCAGGGAAATCAAGCCCAAGGCGCGTGAAGTGGATGAGCGCAGCGAGTTCAACTGGGAGGCTGCCCGCAAAGGCGCCGCCCTCGGCCTGCTGGGTATGCACATCCCCGAAGCCTATGGCGGCGCCGAGCTGGATACGCTCAGCATCGTGCTGGCCGTTGAGGAGATGGGCTGGGGCTGCGGCAGCACCGCCCTGAGCATCGGCGCCCACAGCGCCCTCGGCTGCGCGCCCGTGGCGCTCTTCGGCTCTGAGGAGCTCAAACAGAAGTACCTGCCCGTGGCCGCCGGCGGCAAAAGCAAGCTGGCCGCCCTGGCGCTCACCGAACCCGGCGCCGGCTCAGACCTGGGCGGCGGCGTGCAAACCCGCGCCGTGCGTGACGGTGATAGCTGGGTCATCAACGGCAACAAGATGTGGTGCACCAACGCCTCCATCGCCGATTTCATTGTCACCCTCGTGCGCACCGGCGAGCGTCACAGCCTTATCCTCGTACCCACCGACACGCCGGGCCTCTCCATCGGCCCCGCCGAAAAGAAGATGGGTCTGCACGGCTCGCCCACGCACGCCGTCAGCTATCAGGATGTGCGCGTGCCCGCCGGCAACCTGCTGGGTGAGGAGGGCAAGGGCCTCGCCTACACCTTCGCCACGCTGGATGGCGGCCGCGTCGGCATCGGTGCGCTCTCCGTCGGCCTGGCGCGTGCGGCGCTCGAGGAAGCCATCAAGTACGCCAAGCAGCGCAAGACCTTCGGCCAACCCATCGCCAACCACCAGGCCATCCAATGGATGCTGGCCGATGCCGAGACGCAGCTCAGCGCGGCGCGCTTGCTGGTCTGGCAGGCCGCCTGGAACAAAGACAACGGCAAGCCCTTCGCCAAGCAGGCCGCCATGGCCAAGCTCTTCGCCACCGAAGTGGCTGAGACGATCTGCCGCAACGCCATCCAAATTCACGGCGGCTACGGCTACAGCTCAGAATTCCCCGTGGAGCTCATCTACCGTGATGCACGCCTAATGACCATCGGCGAGGGCACCAGTGAGATTATGCGCATGGTCATCGCCCGCCACGTCATCGAGGAGTAG
- a CDS encoding DUF4230 domain-containing protein, protein MQKLRAWLPVVASLVLVGIVGWGMLQVLGLVRDTAAASLNPVQQLSESVSTQVANVLHPTPTVIPDPVTIVHEVRSMARLETIQYSVEKIISAETRQGLFGFLVGDRILFVAHGTVIAGVDLQKLQPEDMRVEGGVLYVTLPPAEIFVATLENDKSYVYDREQGVLTRGDQNLETVARQAAEDEIEAAALADGILAQAQVNAENFLYRFFLQLGFPEVIFE, encoded by the coding sequence ATGCAAAAACTACGCGCATGGCTCCCTGTGGTCGCTTCGCTGGTGCTGGTTGGAATTGTGGGCTGGGGCATGCTCCAGGTCCTCGGCTTGGTGCGTGATACCGCCGCCGCCAGCCTCAACCCGGTGCAGCAACTGTCTGAGTCGGTCAGCACCCAGGTCGCCAATGTGTTGCATCCCACCCCCACGGTGATCCCCGACCCCGTCACCATCGTGCACGAGGTGCGCAGCATGGCGCGCCTCGAAACCATCCAGTACTCGGTGGAGAAGATCATTAGCGCCGAAACGCGCCAGGGCCTGTTCGGCTTCCTGGTGGGCGACCGTATCCTATTCGTCGCTCACGGCACCGTCATCGCCGGCGTAGACCTGCAGAAGTTGCAGCCCGAAGATATGCGCGTGGAAGGCGGCGTGCTGTATGTCACCCTGCCGCCCGCCGAGATCTTCGTGGCCACGCTGGAGAATGACAAGTCCTACGTCTACGATCGCGAGCAGGGCGTGCTCACCCGTGGCGACCAGAATCTGGAGACGGTAGCGCGCCAGGCCGCCGAAGACGAGATCGAAGCCGCCGCCCTGGCGGACGGCATCCTTGCCCAGGCCCAGGTCAACGCTGAGAATTTCCTATATCGCTTTTTCTTACAGTTGGGTTTTCCAGAAGTGATTTTTGAGTAA
- a CDS encoding PPOX class F420-dependent oxidoreductase — protein sequence MLNTLPEAYRHLLADETKAFAWIATVDANHAPQLTAVWFNTDGEHILFGTSDKTAKFRNLSSNPQIAVAIVAPENPYQYIQVRGRVEITKEGAAEHLHALSRKYTGQDFNIPEGQVRVLYKLKPEQVTLWPPQA from the coding sequence ATGCTCAACACACTTCCCGAAGCCTACCGCCACTTGCTGGCCGATGAAACCAAGGCCTTCGCCTGGATCGCTACCGTCGATGCTAACCACGCGCCGCAGCTCACCGCGGTGTGGTTCAACACGGATGGCGAGCACATCCTCTTCGGCACCTCGGACAAGACCGCCAAGTTTCGCAACCTGAGCAGCAATCCTCAGATCGCCGTGGCAATCGTCGCCCCGGAGAATCCGTACCAGTACATCCAGGTGCGCGGCCGGGTTGAGATCACCAAAGAGGGCGCGGCGGAGCATTTGCACGCGTTGTCCCGCAAGTACACCGGGCAGGATTTCAACATTCCTGAAGGTCAGGTGCGCGTGCTGTATAAGCTCAAGCCTGAGCAAGTTACCCTGTGGCCGCCGCAAGCCTAG